In Spirochaeta thermophila DSM 6578, the following proteins share a genomic window:
- a CDS encoding TrmH family RNA methyltransferase, protein MITPRKFARLTPSARLRKLRTLLRTWRTLSPPEWETVRPMVRDILSFVARDEEAPAPLRETCAGLLPYLPQTTDPEALARPFLRAEIFLDELLGTWTADWDLSPEPRGELPPRTSLPIWVYLEDLRSPYNVGAIFRSAEAFGASGIYLSPATPTPDHPRAARTARGTQHLLPWRRLAPDQVGSLGLPVIVLETRGTPVDEYTFPEQGIVVVGNEELGVSPELLALAESSQGRVSIPLVGTKGSLNVSVAAGILLCYWSRALTRRA, encoded by the coding sequence ATGATCACTCCCCGCAAGTTCGCGCGTCTTACCCCCTCGGCCCGGCTGCGGAAGCTCCGCACCCTGCTGCGCACCTGGCGCACCCTCTCCCCCCCCGAGTGGGAGACCGTGCGGCCCATGGTACGCGACATCCTCTCCTTCGTGGCACGGGACGAGGAGGCCCCGGCGCCGCTCCGCGAAACCTGCGCCGGGCTCCTCCCCTACCTCCCCCAGACCACCGACCCCGAAGCGCTCGCCCGGCCCTTCCTCAGGGCCGAGATCTTCCTCGACGAACTCCTCGGCACCTGGACCGCCGACTGGGACCTCTCACCCGAGCCTCGGGGAGAGCTCCCTCCCCGCACCTCGCTCCCCATCTGGGTCTACCTCGAAGATCTGCGTTCCCCCTACAACGTGGGCGCCATCTTCCGGAGCGCCGAGGCCTTCGGCGCCTCTGGCATCTACCTCTCGCCCGCCACCCCGACACCCGACCATCCCCGTGCCGCGCGCACCGCCCGCGGCACCCAGCACCTCCTCCCCTGGCGACGGCTCGCCCCGGACCAGGTGGGAAGCCTCGGTCTCCCTGTGATCGTCTTGGAGACACGAGGCACCCCCGTGGACGAGTATACCTTTCCTGAACAAGGGATTGTGGTGGTGGGAAACGAAGAACTCGGCGTGAGCCCCGAACTCCTTGCCCTCGCCGAGTCCTCGCAGGGAAGGGTGAGCATCCCCCTCGTGGGGACCAAGGGATCGCTCAACGTGAGCGTGGCCGCAGGGATCCTCCTCTGCTACTGGAGCAGGGCCCTCACCCGTCGAGCCTGA
- a CDS encoding cation diffusion facilitator family transporter, whose amino-acid sequence MRTIQRAGFLSIVGNVVLFGIKLAAGLTSGSIAVVADAWHTLSDSISSIVLLVGARTARKPADDDHPFGHGRAELISTVMIGTILGMIGITFALDAVERLFHHEGAHYTDFTLWVVGFSILAKEAMAQYAFAVARKTGYSSVKADGWHHRSDALSSLLLLVGILAGGRFWWMDSALALGVSVFLGYTSYSILKEAFSPLLGEAPPEELETRIQEVVRRTQPEGPDIHHLHVHHYGRHTEVTFHVVLDGETSLRKAHEIVSVIEQDLRRELGLEATIHVEPFETWKDRQLRRRARSKEPPADPGA is encoded by the coding sequence ATGCGGACGATTCAGAGGGCAGGCTTCCTCTCCATCGTGGGAAACGTGGTCCTCTTCGGCATAAAACTCGCCGCAGGACTCACCAGCGGATCCATCGCCGTGGTGGCCGATGCCTGGCACACCCTCTCGGACAGCATCTCGTCGATCGTCCTGCTGGTGGGAGCCCGTACCGCCCGCAAACCCGCCGACGACGACCACCCTTTCGGCCATGGGCGGGCCGAACTCATAAGCACGGTGATGATCGGCACCATCCTGGGGATGATCGGCATCACCTTCGCCCTCGACGCCGTGGAACGCCTCTTCCACCATGAGGGGGCCCACTACACCGACTTCACCCTCTGGGTGGTGGGGTTCTCCATCCTCGCCAAAGAGGCCATGGCCCAGTACGCCTTTGCGGTGGCCCGGAAGACCGGCTACTCTTCGGTAAAGGCCGACGGCTGGCACCACAGGAGCGACGCCCTCTCCTCGCTCCTCCTCCTCGTGGGTATCCTCGCAGGCGGCAGGTTCTGGTGGATGGACAGCGCCCTCGCCCTGGGCGTGAGCGTGTTTCTGGGCTACACCTCGTACAGCATCCTGAAGGAGGCCTTCTCTCCCCTTCTCGGTGAGGCTCCTCCTGAGGAGCTGGAGACCCGGATACAGGAGGTGGTGCGGCGAACACAACCAGAAGGCCCTGATATCCACCACCTCCACGTCCACCACTACGGGCGACACACCGAGGTCACCTTCCACGTGGTCCTCGATGGGGAGACCTCGCTGAGGAAGGCCCACGAGATCGTCTCGGTCATCGAGCAGGATCTGAGGAGGGAGCTGGGGCTCGAGGCCACCATCCACGTGGAACCCTTCGAGACATGGAAGGATCGCCAGCTCCGTCGGCGAGCGAGGAGTAAGGAGCCCCCCGCGGATCCGGGTGCATGA
- the rsmI gene encoding 16S rRNA (cytidine(1402)-2'-O)-methyltransferase: MASLFVVATPIGNLEDITLRALRVLKEVSLIACEDTRRTRILLSHYGIETRTISYHSHKREEGVPPILSALEEGKDVAYVTDAGTPALSDPGAFLVAKVREAGFRVVPVPGPSAFTTLVSASGIEEKTITFEGFLSPKQGRRRRRLAELLDRGEAFFLYEAPHRILKLLDDLSVLSPDRTIVVGRELTKMHEEILRGTAEEVATSLKEGNSVRGEFSVLVCGTKKG; encoded by the coding sequence GTGGCGAGTCTCTTCGTGGTCGCGACCCCCATAGGCAACCTCGAGGACATCACCCTGAGGGCACTCAGGGTGCTCAAGGAGGTGTCGCTCATCGCCTGCGAGGACACCCGACGGACCCGCATCCTCCTCTCACACTACGGCATCGAGACCCGCACCATAAGCTATCACAGCCACAAGCGGGAGGAAGGCGTGCCCCCCATACTCTCGGCCCTCGAGGAAGGCAAGGACGTGGCCTACGTGACCGATGCGGGCACACCGGCCTTGAGCGATCCCGGCGCCTTTCTCGTGGCGAAGGTGAGGGAGGCGGGGTTCAGGGTGGTCCCGGTCCCCGGTCCATCGGCCTTCACCACCCTCGTGAGCGCGAGCGGCATCGAGGAGAAGACCATCACCTTCGAGGGCTTTCTCTCGCCCAAACAGGGGAGGAGGAGACGCCGGCTCGCCGAGCTCCTGGACCGGGGCGAGGCCTTCTTCCTCTACGAGGCGCCCCACCGCATCCTCAAGCTCCTCGACGATCTCTCGGTTCTCTCCCCCGACAGGACCATCGTAGTGGGGCGTGAGCTCACCAAGATGCACGAGGAGATACTCAGAGGTACCGCCGAAGAGGTCGCAACCTCGCTCAAGGAGGGAAATTCCGTTCGAGGAGAGTTTTCTGTGCTTGTCTGTGGGACCAAAAAGGGGTAA
- a CDS encoding flagellar biosynthesis anti-sigma factor FlgM produces the protein MTVERTGPVDPIGRYLKTQKTEKVVKKQEGDSITLSEEAKFRAELHKSIELVKQAPDIRQDRIEEIRKKLEDPSYIDDKVIEVVADRVLKMFGL, from the coding sequence ATGACAGTCGAACGAACCGGACCTGTCGATCCCATCGGGCGATACCTCAAGACCCAGAAGACCGAAAAGGTGGTGAAGAAACAGGAAGGCGACAGCATCACCCTCTCGGAAGAGGCGAAGTTCCGCGCGGAACTGCACAAGTCGATCGAACTGGTGAAACAGGCTCCGGACATTCGACAGGATCGAATCGAGGAGATCAGGAAGAAGCTCGAAGACCCCTCCTATATCGACGACAAGGTGATCGAAGTGGTGGCCGACAGGGTCCTCAAGATGTTCGGCCTCTAG
- a CDS encoding iron-containing alcohol dehydrogenase produces MTYRELEFPFTIIEGTDALSRLGPLVAGMGDRAFVLADPVVVEHDLHIPVVQLLKASRVEAVLFHEISHTTSLHDLVRIGRILSASRAQVVVVLGGPTALRTARLLSATRGDLDLLQTLPRSVPPHPLPLVALPTTPRIPHLFAPRVLLVQDPPDPHLLVPLPHVPSLLLADPALTRTLPPRATASTLLALLADAAETLLASPPGLAAACASHTLGLLSRIAEPAVLRPDPSPLRPTLLQAGLLSALARRFTPDGPLTLLSLALSCRGLPGSWTTALLFVHAAPRLAELAPEVLKEVAASLGITGVAAEVAAAETASFVRRLLARAGLPTRLTDLELPRAALPEIARTAWDLDHPLRQLAAFPSSPDQAFLLGLLEAAC; encoded by the coding sequence GTGACCTATCGAGAACTAGAGTTTCCCTTCACCATCATAGAAGGAACGGATGCACTCTCGCGGCTGGGACCCCTCGTTGCAGGGATGGGTGACCGTGCCTTTGTGCTCGCCGACCCCGTGGTGGTGGAACACGACCTGCACATCCCTGTAGTCCAGCTGCTCAAGGCCTCCCGCGTCGAGGCCGTGCTCTTTCACGAGATCTCGCACACCACTTCTCTCCACGACCTGGTGCGCATCGGCCGCATCCTCTCGGCCTCGCGCGCCCAGGTGGTGGTCGTCCTCGGCGGGCCCACCGCCCTCCGCACCGCCCGTCTCCTCTCCGCCACCCGCGGCGACCTCGACCTCCTCCAGACCCTTCCCCGGTCCGTCCCCCCCCACCCCCTCCCCCTCGTCGCCCTCCCCACCACCCCCCGCATCCCCCACCTCTTCGCCCCCCGCGTCCTCCTCGTCCAGGACCCCCCCGACCCCCACCTCCTCGTCCCCCTTCCCCACGTCCCCTCGCTCCTCCTCGCCGACCCTGCCCTCACCCGCACCCTCCCCCCCCGAGCCACCGCCTCCACCCTCCTCGCCCTCCTCGCCGACGCCGCCGAGACCCTCCTCGCCTCGCCCCCCGGCCTTGCCGCTGCCTGCGCCTCCCACACCCTCGGCCTCCTCTCCCGCATCGCCGAACCCGCCGTGCTCCGGCCCGACCCATCCCCCCTCCGTCCAACCCTCCTCCAGGCAGGTCTCCTCTCCGCCCTCGCCCGACGCTTCACCCCCGACGGCCCCCTCACCCTCCTCTCCCTCGCCCTCTCGTGCCGCGGACTCCCCGGTTCCTGGACCACCGCCCTCCTCTTCGTCCACGCGGCCCCTCGGCTCGCCGAACTCGCGCCCGAAGTCCTCAAGGAAGTCGCCGCCTCCCTCGGGATCACCGGCGTAGCGGCAGAAGTCGCCGCCGCCGAGACCGCATCGTTCGTGCGCCGCCTCCTCGCCCGCGCAGGCCTTCCCACCCGCCTCACCGACCTTGAACTCCCCCGCGCCGCCCTCCCCGAGATCGCCCGTACCGCCTGGGACCTCGACCACCCCCTCCGCCAGCTCGCCGCCTTCCCCTCCTCGCCCGACCAGGCCTTCCTCCTCGGTCTCCTCGAAGCCGCCTGCTAG